ACGCGTGGCTTGGTTCGATCGGTAAGGAAAATACAACGGGCGTGCAGGACTGGGCATTGATCTGGTGGGTGCAGGGTTTTATAGGTCTTGCCTGTGCTGTGCTGGTGCTTGCTGCGTTCAAGCAGGGCGTATTCCGCGATGAAAGCACCGAGGAAATCGCGTCCGTTCCCGCCGATGCTGCGGAGGAGATACCATAACCCATCCATAAGTTTGCTCTTTGGATGACAATCCTGTCTGCTCGTGTTCACATTCTCACACTGATGCTCGCGTCAGATTCGTATTGGAGAGAGTCATGTCCGATCACATTCACAACCATTCACGCCGCTCATTCCTTGGCACGACCGCAGTTGCGGGTGCTGCCGCACTTGGCCTCAGCGCTGCTGCCGGTGCAGCAAAGCCTCGCAAGCCGCTTCTTCCAACTGTGAAAGCTGGTCGCGCACCAAAGCTTGGCGCGAACGAGCCCATCCGCATGGGTGTCATCGGCACCGGCGGTATGGGCACGGGCCATTGCCACGCGTTCTGCAACTTCGCCGAAAAGGGCACTGCCGATGTGCAACTCGTTGCGATCGCAGACGTGTGTGATGAGCGTCGCATGAACGCGCATCGCGCCTGCGTCGAAAAGCAGAACGGCATGGAGGTCATGGAGACACGCGACTACAAGAAACTGCTCGCGCGTGACGATATCCACGGCGTTCTCATCGCATCGCCCGAGCACTGGCACGCACAGCACATCATCGACGCGCTCCACGCAGGCAAGGACGTGTATACAGAAAAACCGATGACGCTCCGTCTCGATCAGGCAATGGCCGTTCGCAAGGCGGTCGAGTCACATCCCGAGCGCATTTTCCAGGTCGGCACGCAGATGATTATGCTGCCGAAGTATCAGGAAGCGCGCAAGGCGATCAAGGCCGGCAAGATTGGCACACCCATATGGTCGCAAACTTCGTACTGCAGAAACACCCCGTCCGGCGAATGGAACTACTACGGCATCAACAAGGAGTGGGAGCCGGGCGTGAACCTTGACTGGAACGCATGGCTCGGCCATCTTGGCCCGCGTGAGTGGGACCCCAAGGTGTACGCACGCTGGCGCCGCTACAGGGACTTCTCCACGGGCATCGTTGGAGATCTGCTCGTTCACGTCATGACACCGATGATCTTTGCGCTCGACGCGGGCTGGCCTGTGAATGTTGTTGCCACCGGCACGCACATGATCGACAAGGACATGGAGAACCACGACCAGGTGAACCTCACCGTTGTCTTTGAGAACGGCCACACCATGGTCATCGCGGGCGCGACAAACAACGAGGTTGGTCTTGAAACGCTCATCCGTGGCAACAAGGCCAACATGTACCTCAATGGTCGTCATTGCGATATCCGTCCGGAACGCGCGTACGTCGACGAAATCGAGCGCGAGGAGGTTACCTGTCCTGACATTGGGAACGATCAGGATCAGCTGCGCCTGAACTGGCTCGAATCCATCCGCTCGCGCACGCCCGCGCTGAGCAACATCGATCTTGCATCAAAAGTGCTCGTCGCGGTCGATCTTGCGACACGATCAATGTGGGATGGGCACGCGTACAAGTTTGACGCGAAGACCCTGCAGGCTTCTGCGGTGAAGTAGTGGCAGACCATGTTGACATCAGGCTTGCGTTTGATGCCATGGGCACAACATTCGAGTTCGTGATCGCATCGTTTGCGCGAAGTATTTCGGGCACCGATGCGCGAGCGATACTCGAAGAAGCCGCGGAGATCGTCAAGGAGTGGCACGATCGATTGACGATCTTTGATCGTGGGTCGATCGTGTCACGCATCAACGCAACGCCGGTCGGTCAGTCTGTGCGGATAGATCGTGATCTGTTCGACATGCTCGAGCTATGTGCGCAAGCAACAAACGATACGAGCGGCGCGTTCGATATCGATGTTGGTATGTTGATGTCTGCGCATGGGTTCCGCGGTGAGACTGCATCGACGAATGCGAACGCGCATCAAAACTCGTCGTACTCACTGGATGCAACCAGACTCACTGTCACTCGCGACGACGCTGCCTGCTCGCTCGACTTCGGCGGGATTGCAAAGGGGTTCGTTCTCGATCGTGTCTGCGAACTCCTGCGCGAGTATGGCGTGACATCCGCGCTGCTGCATGGAGGCACATCATCTGTCGCGTGCATTGGAACGATGCCAAGCATAAAGCGATGGCGGATCGCGGTCCTGGATTATCCAGATGCGATCGAACTTGAAGACAGTTGCATGTCGGTGTCGCGGATCGATGGCAGAGTGTCACCAGCGGGTGGCCACATCATGGACCCGAAAACGGGTGTGCCGGTAACGGATGTTCCCGGCGCGTGCGTGGTCGGTCCGAGTGCAGCAGTGTGCGAGATATGGTCAACAGCACTTGTTGTTGATCCGTCACTCACTGCGCATCTTCCGGATGGATACACTGCAACTGCTCTTGCTGCAAGCAGGATGCACAAGGAAAAGGACCTGGCCCATGTCTGATATTGCTCGTCGCGAGTTTCTGGCAAAGAGTGTTGGCTCAGCTGCCGCGTTTGCACTCGTCCCCGATGTGCTCGGCGCGCCCGTGCGATGGAACTCTCGTGCGCCATTGCGTGTGGGTGTTGTCGGTGCGGGCAGACAGGGTCGCGCAATTGCAGGAGAGCTCGTGTCGATCGATGAGGTTTCCGTGACCGCGATCTGCGACACGGATGATCGCCGGCTTGCCGCAGGATTGCGCAGGTCCGCTGGTGCGACAGGATTCGCTACCGTTGCAGAGATGCTGGCAAAGGGTGATGTCGATGCTGTCGTCGTTGCAACGCCAACACACACGCACAGGGACGTTGCTGTTGCTGCGTTGCAAGCAGGCAAGCATATCTACTGCGAGTGCCCCCTCGCGCACACCATCGCAGACTGCAAAGCGATCGCCGACGCCGCCAAGTCCGCCTCGGTTGTCGCTGCAGCCGGGTGTCAGGGCAGAGCAAACCCCGTGTACCAGCTCGCACGCGGGTTCTTCAAGTCAGACTCCGTGCGTGATCTCGTGTCGATGTATGCCCAGTCACACGACAAGACGACGTGGATTTCGCCCGCATCAGAACCGGATCGCTACAAAGCGTTCAACTGGAAGCTCGATCCCGAGGTCTCGCTCGGTCTTGCTGGCGAGGTGGGTACGCAGCAGTTCGATGTGTTCCATTGGTACACGGACAGGTATCCTGTGAAAGTGTCCGGTCTTGGATCCGTGCGTGCCTATCGCGAAGATAACCGCAAGGTCAACGACACGATCGCGCTGAACCTCATCTTCGATGATGGGACAGTGTTGCAATACGGCGCAACGATCGGCAACTCCTACGGCGGGAACTACGAGGTCTTCCACGGCAC
Above is a genomic segment from Phycisphaeraceae bacterium containing:
- a CDS encoding Gfo/Idh/MocA family oxidoreductase, translating into MSDHIHNHSRRSFLGTTAVAGAAALGLSAAAGAAKPRKPLLPTVKAGRAPKLGANEPIRMGVIGTGGMGTGHCHAFCNFAEKGTADVQLVAIADVCDERRMNAHRACVEKQNGMEVMETRDYKKLLARDDIHGVLIASPEHWHAQHIIDALHAGKDVYTEKPMTLRLDQAMAVRKAVESHPERIFQVGTQMIMLPKYQEARKAIKAGKIGTPIWSQTSYCRNTPSGEWNYYGINKEWEPGVNLDWNAWLGHLGPREWDPKVYARWRRYRDFSTGIVGDLLVHVMTPMIFALDAGWPVNVVATGTHMIDKDMENHDQVNLTVVFENGHTMVIAGATNNEVGLETLIRGNKANMYLNGRHCDIRPERAYVDEIEREEVTCPDIGNDQDQLRLNWLESIRSRTPALSNIDLASKVLVAVDLATRSMWDGHAYKFDAKTLQASAVK
- a CDS encoding FAD:protein FMN transferase, with the protein product MADHVDIRLAFDAMGTTFEFVIASFARSISGTDARAILEEAAEIVKEWHDRLTIFDRGSIVSRINATPVGQSVRIDRDLFDMLELCAQATNDTSGAFDIDVGMLMSAHGFRGETASTNANAHQNSSYSLDATRLTVTRDDAACSLDFGGIAKGFVLDRVCELLREYGVTSALLHGGTSSVACIGTMPSIKRWRIAVLDYPDAIELEDSCMSVSRIDGRVSPAGGHIMDPKTGVPVTDVPGACVVGPSAAVCEIWSTALVVDPSLTAHLPDGYTATALAASRMHKEKDLAHV
- a CDS encoding Gfo/Idh/MocA family oxidoreductase, which translates into the protein MSDIARREFLAKSVGSAAAFALVPDVLGAPVRWNSRAPLRVGVVGAGRQGRAIAGELVSIDEVSVTAICDTDDRRLAAGLRRSAGATGFATVAEMLAKGDVDAVVVATPTHTHRDVAVAALQAGKHIYCECPLAHTIADCKAIADAAKSASVVAAAGCQGRANPVYQLARGFFKSDSVRDLVSMYAQSHDKTTWISPASEPDRYKAFNWKLDPEVSLGLAGEVGTQQFDVFHWYTDRYPVKVSGLGSVRAYREDNRKVNDTIALNLIFDDGTVLQYGATIGNSYGGNYEVFHGTNAAIKLAWTHGWMFKESDAPTQGWEVYANRQQFHTDEGITLIAGATKLAEQGKLKEGVGLPHVPVHYALVDWINAISANDAPACSIAEGARATAVAIAANEAVRSGKTVDIDLGALS